The following is a genomic window from Hymenobacter chitinivorans DSM 11115.
ACATTGGGGTGGGCTCCGAGAAAAGCTTCGTGGACCTGAGCTTTGTACGGGCCCACGACGACAGCAGCAGCGTAAGCCGGGCCACCCGCCAGGAAGCGGCCAAAACCGGGGCGGTGAACAACGCCGTGCTGCCCGCCGAAAACGTGGTACTGGGCCTGAGCGGCAAGCTGACCTTCGCCAAAAACTGGCTGGTGGAAGGCGACGGGGGCCTAAGCGTGTACACCCGCAACCAGGGCAGCAAATTGCAAGTCGATGCCCTGCCAGCCGCCGTTTCCAATTCCCTGGGCAAGCTCATTACCCTGAACGGCTCGACGGAAACCTATACCGCCTGGCAGGCGGCGGCGGGCTACCAGAAAAACAGCACCGGCCTGAAAGTGCGCTACCGCCGCGTGGCCCCGGGCTACCAGAGCATGGGCGCCTACTACTTCCAGGACGACGTGGAAAACCTGACCCTGGTGCCCAGCTTCGCGCTCTTTAAGCAGCATCTGCGCTTCAACGGCAGTCTGGGCGTGCAGCAGGACAACCTGCGCCGGCAAAAGCAGCTGACCAGTCGGCGCTTCATTGCCTCGGCCACGGCCACCATCGACTTCACCGAACGGCTGGGCGTGGACGTGGGCTACTCCAACTTCAGCACCGACCAGCAGCCCGGGGCCGTGCAGGTGTCCGACACGTTTCGGCTGGCCCAAACCCAGCAGAGCGTGTCAGTGGCCCCGCGCTACACCTACGCCGGCGAAACCTGGGGCCACACTGTGCTGCTGAGCGTGGACCGCGCCACCCTGCGCGACCAGGGCCCCGGCGGGCTGGGCCGCCTCGGCGACTTCACTTCCCTCAACGCTTTTCTGACTTACCAGCTGACCTGGGTGCCACGCCGCTTCACGGTGGGCGCCACCTACAACTTCACCCGCCTGGAGCTGGCCCAGGGCAACGACGGCAACCGCGGCCTGCAACTCACCGCCGACCAGAGCTTCGGGCCCAAGGGCGACTTCCGGGTGGGCTTGCGCGGCTCCTGGCTGCGGGGGCTGCGGGTAGGGCAGGAAAGCAAGCTGCTCGGCGGCGGGCTGCGCCTCTCGTACCGCGCCGGCAAGCACCACACCTTCCGCACCGACGTGGCCTTTACCGGCAACTACCCCGACTCCGAAACGCCCCAACTCCGCCGCTACTCCGAGTCGCGGGGGGAAGTGGGCTACACCTTCTCGCTCTGATTCGCCCTTGTCCTAACTCCACTGACCTCTTCTTTCCCCGGAACCCCCTGCTATGAACTTTCCGCTACCATTTTTCTTGCTTCGGCGTCGCCCCGCGGTGCTGCTACTTGCCTTGGCGCTCAGCCTCGGTCTGCTCGGTGTGAGCGGCGCGGCCCGGGCCCAGTCGGCCAACGACGTGCGGGTGACCGTGCTGGTGTTGCCGCCCTACTCGACCCACTTATCCGACTACGTGGACCAGCCCAACCGGCTCGTCGTCACGCTCACCAACCTGACCCGCACGCCGGTGAGCCTACAGCTGGCCGGCACGCTCACCGGCGACAATGGGGTACGGGTGCAAACCAGCGCCCAGGCCCGCTCGCCGCGCCCGGTTCAGCTGACGGGGCTGCAAACCCGCCAGCTGGACCGGGACGAGCTGGGGCAATTGTTCGACGAAAACCAGCTGACCTACAGCGGCGTGACGGTGCAGCAAATGGTGCGCGGCAATGGCCTGCCCGAAGGCAGCTACACGCTCTGCGTCCGGGCCCTTGACTACGCCACCTTGCAGCCCCGCTCGGCCGAAAACCCGCTGGGTTGCAGCCGCTCCTTTTTGCTGCGCAGCCTGGAACCGCCAATTATCGTGCGGCCCGCCGCCGAGGAAATCGTGAAAACCCAGAGCCCGCAGAACATCCTCTTTACCTGGACCCGGCCGGCCGGCGCCCCCATCAGCACCGAGTACGAGCTGCGCATCGTGGAAATGTCGGACCCCAAGCGCAACCCCAACGACGCCTTTCTGGCCGGCACCACACCAGCCCTGTTTGAGCGCACGGTAAGCCCGGCCACCACCTTGCTCTACGGCCCCGCCGACCCGGCCCTGATTCCGGGCCGGCGCTACGCCTTTGCCGTCACGGCCCGCGACCCGCAAGGCCGCGCGGTGTTCCGCAACAATGGCCGCTCCGAGGTCAGCACCTTCGTGTACGGGGCCGCCACCAAGTATTCCGACTCTAACTCGGGTGTGGTAGTAACCCCGCCGGTGAAAGTGCCCGGCCTCGACAAAGGCCCCGTTAAAGTGGCCGCGCCGCCGGTGAAGGCCACCGGGCCGGCCGTGAATCCGGCCGCGTACCAGCCCGTGTTCTACACGACCCAGATTACCACCCAGATAGTCGGCTTTTTTCCCGACGACCCCGCGCAGAAAACTCACCTGTTTGCCAATAAGTCGGTCAAGCTGGTCATCGACTACGAGGCCATTTATTCCGACGGCTCCCGGTCCAGCAACGAATATGCCGCCCACCGCATGCCCGACTACCACAAGGTGCTGGCCACCGGCACCACCGACGGCAGCGGCAACCTGCAGCTGGCCTACCTGACCCAGATTAATTACCGGACCACGGCAGACACCACCTTCGCCGCCGATAATACTGAAGTGCCGACCATGTTTCACGGCCGGCTGCAACGCGGGCTGCGCATTTTGGTCAACAGCCAGTACTACACCAGCCCCGACCAGATATTCCGGCCCCCCACGGGCGCCAACGTGGCCTTTACGCTGCAACAGCAGCGGGCCGGCGTGCGGTCCGTGAGCTTGAACGTGCGCCTGCAGCCCCGGCAGTTCAGCCAGGCCGAAGTCCAGGAAAACGGGCAGGCCAAGCAGGACCCGCTGCTGAACGTGCCGGTGTACGTGCTGCGCAAGTGGAAACCTACGGCCTTCCCGCCCGAAGGCAACGCCCCCGATATGGCCTCGCCGCTGGCCGGTTACGTGGTAGTGTCCAAGGCCGCCGCCAGCCAGCTGACGACCATTGACGGGGTGAAATACGCCACGGCTACGTTCAACATGCTGCTGCCGGGCCTCAACCCCAGCACGCCCTACTACCTCTACGCCGACGTGCGAAGTGAGGCTATGGGTGACAACCGCGCGGTGGCCTACACCTGCCCGGTCCTGCCCTGGAGCATCGGCAACGAGCCCAGCCCCGACCATACCCCGGGCTCGTACTACGGCAAGAAAGTGGAGGGCAAGCAGCGCGACCTGTACAACCTGCAGAACCCCTGGCTGGTGGGCAACGGGCAGTGGAACCTGAGCCATGCCGTGGACGTGGCCAACCTGAGCCTGGAGCCCCAGGCCCCGCGGGTGGTGGGCAACACCTACCGCGGTGAAAACGCCAGCAAGGCCCTGCCCGGCGTCACGGCCCTGCTTATGCGCATCAACGACGACTGGACCGGCGGCACCGCCGAGCGGTACGGGTACTCCCGCGAAAAGGACGGCTTCTTCGTCTTTACCAAAGTACACCCCGACGTGAATGCCGCCGGCAAGATTACGGGCCCCAGCAAGCGGTGGGTGACGCTCCAAAAAGACGGCTACGCGACTCTGGTGACGCCCATGCTCAACAACGGCAAGCCCCTGGCCTTCGGGCAGCAGCTCGATTTGGGTAAAATGCTCTTGCAGCCCCTGGGCCGGGTCAAAGGCGAAATCGTGGGCGACGTGGTGCTCGAATCAGTGACCATCAGCGGGGTCGAAGCGCCCGGCAAAGGCAAAAAGAAAGGCCAGAACATCCAGGTAACCACCTCGAAAGGCGCCGTGCTCACGCCGCCGGCCCGGGTATGGGTAGGCGAGGGGCTGGAGCAGGTGCTCAACAAGCCCAAAGCGGAAAGCGGCGGCCCCCGCAGCTTCGACGTGGCGGCGCCCACCGGCAAGCAGATGCTGCACGTGGAGCCCTACGACCCCAACTACTTCACCACCGACACCCTCATCAACGTCACCGGCGACAAGTTCGACGTGGGCCGGGTGCGCCTCGTGCACAAACTCCACCGCCTGCATATCATCGTGTATGAGTCCGACAAAAAAGGCGGCACCGTAACTTCCGTGGGCGGCGTACAGCCCATCGGGCAGGGCGGCAGCATGGCCGGGACGGGCGTTTCAGGAACCAGCGCTACTTCCTACACCCCGGCCAGCGGCTCGGGCAGCAAGAACAGCGGCCCCGCTCCAACCACCACGACTACGGTCGGTGCCGCCGGCGGGGTGGGCGGCAACTTCCAGGGTGGCGCCGGCAATGTGAACAGTGCTCTGGGCACCGGCGTCAACTCGGCTACCGTCAATCAGCTGGCGGCCAGTGTTCTGCCCGGTTGGGGCACGGCCATCAAAAACGTGAAAGTGGAAGTGCTGGCGTTGAGTGAGCCTACCGAAACGACCACCGACGTGGGCGGCAGCGCCACGCTGCGCTTTGCCTCCAGCGGCACCAAGTTTACCCTGCGCCTCACGCCCCTCGATGGCAGCTACCAGGCCCGGGAAGTAACGCTGGTCAACAACCTCTCCCGCCAGGACAGCGTCTACCACCTGGCCCTCGAACCCGCCCTGGTGGTGCGCGGGCAGGTGCGCCTGGGCAAGCAGCCCATTGCCGGCGCCCGGGTGTTCGTCGATTGGTCGGGCCTGAAGGTGGAAACCTTCTCCGACGCCAACGGCAACTACGAGCTGGGCGGCGTGCCGGCCAAGCAGCCCCTCACGCTGCGGGCCACGCGCACCGGCAGCAGCTACGTGGGCGCCGAGCTGAAACGTACGTTCAACACCGCTACCGACGGCGTCGATTTGCTCATCAGTCAGTACAACAAGCTCGATTTGAGCCGCCTGCTGGGCGTGCCGGTCGAGGTGGAAACCCTGGAAGACAAAGCCGGGGTGGTCAGCATCACCGGGGCCTTCGTGCGGCTGCGCGGCACCGCCGGCCTGGCCCCGGCCGATACGGCCCTGCGCCTGCCCTTCGGCACGGTAGCCGTGAAAGGCGGCGCCGAGAAAAACGTCAAAGGCATTCCCTACATGATGCCCGCCGCCGGCAACAGCGTGACCAGCAGCCTGACCAAGGCCGAAGTAGTAGTGAACGGCAAGCTCCCCGGCTTTTTGGTGAAGTCTGACGGCCTGCGGGTGGTAGGCGGGGCCAATGGGCAGCCGGGCGCGGTGCGTGGGGCGGTATATCTGCCCGTGACGCAGTTCAAAGACCAGAGCATCAGCTTCGGCGCTACCGACAAAGTTTATCTGGCGCATCCCACGGCCCCGGCCCCCGACCGGCTGCTCTACCCGGCCCTGGTGCCGGCCGGTACCGAAGCCGCTCCGGCCCCGCGCTGGCAGCCGGTTACCGCCGACAACAAAGCCCTGACCTACAAGCTCTACAATTTCCCCGCCGAGGCTGCCACCGCGGCCTCGGCCCTGGGCCACGACACGCTTCGGCTGGCTACCACCCTGCACCCGCAGCCCGCCGGCCTGGCCACGCCACTCAGCGTCAACGTGGGCGTTATCAGTGCCCTGCCCGCCAAAGTGCTGCCCGTGTCGGGCACGGCCAAACTGAGCTTACCCCTGGAAAGCTGGACCCTGGAATCGAGCAAGTTTACGCTCAGCAAAAACCAGGGCCTGTATTTGGCCAGCGGCACGCTCCACCTCGGCGCCATAACCGACGCGGCCCACGACGTGGCCTTCGAAGAGCTGACCATTCTGCCCGCCAGCCTCAGCCAGGCCAGTTTTAACCTGAGCAGCCTCAAGCTCGGCGGCGTCGGTACGCTGGCCGTGGTTAAGGAAGCCAAGGCCCTGCTGGCCTTCGACGCGGGCCAGAAGCACTGGAGCCTCGACGTGCTGCGCCCCGACCAAACCGGCGCGGCCGTGGCTTCGCTCAGCGGCCTGCCCGACGCGGCCGGCAGCGTGGATTTGCGCCTGCTGACCTTCTTTGCCAACCAAACCCAGGCTGCCCAGCTCATCGACAACAGCCCGGCCCTGACCCTGAACCAGGTCGTGAGCTTCCGACCCGTGACGATGGTGGTGGGCCAGGACAACCTGCAGCTCGGGGGCACCATCAACCTCAACATCCCGCAGCTGGGCGAGCAGGACGGCAAGCTGACCATCGTGCGCGAAAACCAGCAGCCTAAGCTCCTGGTAACCATGCCCGACATGCAGTTCCAGACCGGCCCCTTGGTCGTGAAGCTGCCCGGGCTGAACTACCAGCGCCTGGCCACGGGCGGCGTCAGCTTCGAGGGCACGGCCGAGGAGCCCGGGGTGGTCAAGTTCAACGTGAAGCTCTACCACACCCCCGATTCCACGGCCCTTGGCCTCAAGCCCCAGCAGAAGTTTGAGCTGGCCCAGGGGGGTGGATACCTCGACAACGTGCGCGGCTGGATGCGGCCCAGCGGCGGCCAGTGGCCCCTGCTCACTTTCGGCGGCGACGTGAAAAACGCCAACGGCCTGAGCGGGGTGCTGTCCTTGTCGGTGCACGGGGATATTATGTCGGAAAACCAGCAGATAACGGTGAAAAACGTGCCCACGCCCTTCGGCGACATGCAGCTCACCTTCGACATCCCGAAAAAGCGCCTCGTAGGCTACCTCCCGTTTGAAAAAGACATGGGTGGGGGCACCAAGGTCCACGGCTCGGCCAACCTGCTGGCCGACCCCAGCGGCTGGATGATGCTGTCGGCCGGCGAAATGGAGAAAAGCAACCCAGCCCTGCAGGGTGCGGCCATGCTCATGGTGGGCAGCCACGCCCTGGAGCCCGAAATTCAGGAGCAGTTCCAGAAATTTTCCTACTTCTACCAGACCAAGGGCACCATGCCGCCTTCCTTCCCCAAAACCGTCGAGGGCTTCTACTTCGAGGGTAAAATTGGGATGCCGGTGCCCATCATTCCCAGCTTTGATGTGGATCTGATTGTCATTTCGGGCAAGCTGGAGTCGGTCATGGGCGGCGACATGCGCATGGGCATGAACTTCAGCAACGGCACCGAGTTTGGCATCGGCCAAAGCGTGTTCCTCGACGTGAAGGCCGGCGTGGGCGGTACTGCAATTATTGTTTGCGGCGGCGTGGAAGGCGGCGTGCATGCCGACCTCAGCGCCGATGGCAAGGTGAACGTGAGCAGCGGCGACTGGAGCATTGCCGGCGACGCCTCAGTGAAGCTTACTGCCACAGCCTACGGCGGCTACGGCGTCTGCGACTCCGACTGCTCTTGGTTTACCTGCGACAAACACGAAAAGAGCGTGGACCTGACCGTCGGCGCCAAAATCGGCGTCAGCAATGCCGGCACCGACTATTCCGTCTACCTCAAATAACCCCGGCCATGAATCTGTTTCAGAAGCAAATAAAAAACGGGCCGCTGGCGGTGCTGGCGGCGTTGGTAATGTCCGCCGCGCAGGCCCAGAACCCAACTGCTCCCGCCGTGGGCGGAGGCCGGGGAATCTTCGTGTACTCGCCCAAGCCCCAGGCGGCCGGCACCTGGGCCGGGGCCGCCGCTACCAGCATTCAGGTGGAGCGGCGGGTGGCCAGCGGCACGGCGTTTGCGCCGGTAGCTCAGCTTTCGGCCCCGGCTACGGCCGCCGAGTTTGAGGCCCGGGTGCTGAGTTTCAACCGCCGCCTGACCATTCCGTTGACCGGCCTGGAAGGCCCGCTGGTGCAGAAGCTGGCCCGTATCTGGGAACGAACCCACCGCCTCGACAGCCTGCGCGCCTACAGCCAGCTGATGCCAGTGCAGCAGGCTGTGGGCCTGGTATTACTCGACAGCACGGCCCAGCGTGGCACTTCGTACGTGTACCGCGTCACGGCCCAGCGCAACGGCGCCCCGGTGGGTGCGGCGGCCCAGAGTGCGGCCGTGAGCTGGCCGGGCAAGCCCACCGGCGGCAAGCTGAAAAAGCTGCCTGCGGTAACCGAAGACAACCGGATTATTCCGCGCTGGCGCCAGCTCGACGGGCCGCAGCGGGCTGTGTACGTGCAGCTCCGCCGCCAGGACGACGCCCGTGGGGAGTGGAAAACGGCGGCTGCTCCACTCACCCTGGAGTCGTTCCAGAAGGCCCTGGCCCTGGTGGCTTACGACCGAAACGTACAGCCCGTGCACGCCTACCGCTACACCCTGCGCACCCTCGACCAGTACGAAAACCCCGGTCCCGCCGCCGATACCGTGCTGGCCGCCGCCTACAACTTCCTCGACGCGGCCGTGCTGCGCGACTTCCGGGCCCAGGCCCAGCAGGCCGGCCCCACCACCGAGCCCGGCATCCGGCTGAGCTGGCGCCTGCCCGACGCTAACAAGCTCCGCTCGGTGCGCATCTTTCGCAGCACCCTGCTCGACAAGGATTTCAAGCTCCTGGCCGAAGTGACGCCCACCGAAGCAGGCTACTTTGACGCCACCGCCGCGCCCATGCAAAAGTACTACTACTACGTGCAGCCCACCGGCCTTTTGCAGGAACCGGGTGTGCCCAGCAGCAAGGCTTTTGCTTTGTTTGAGGACCAGCGCCCCCCGCTGCCGCCCCACGAGGTGCGCGCCGCCCCGGTGCCCGGCGGCATCCGGCTGCGCTGGCTGCCCGGCGACAAATTCACCAAGGGCTACTATGTGTACCGGGCCGCCGGGCCGGCGGCCAAGCTCACCCTCGTCGGAGCCCTGCGGCCCCACCAGGAAAAAGCCGCCGAGCAGGTCTTCGTCGACAGCAGCCGCACGTTGCAGCCCGCCGTGCGCTACCGCTACGCCGTGCAGGCCGAGAATTCCAGCCACCGCCCCAGCATTTACTCCGATACGGTGGAAACGACGGCCGGCGTGAAGCGTCCCGTGGCTACTGCGGCTCACGCCCTGGCGCCGGTAGCCGGGGCCGAGGCCCAGTGGGAAAACGGCCGACCCGTGGTGCGCTGGCAAGCCGCCCCGGAAGCGGCTTTCTACGAAGTGAGCCGCCGCGTGGAGGGCCAGCCGCAGTTTCAGCGCCTGCCGCTGGGCCCCCGTATGCCCGGTTCCCGTACCGAGCGGCGCCCCTTGGCCCAGGCCGGCTTTTGCGACTCCACGGCCCGCCCCGGCCAGAGCTACGAGTACGAAATTGTGAGCCTGGATGAGCAGGGCCGCCGCAGCACCCCGGCGCGGCTGAGCTTGCGGGCCGCCGAAACTGCTGCCGCGCCAGCCACACTGACGGCGGCAGCCGTGGGCAAAACCGTGGAACTGCGCTGGGCCGCCGAGGCCGCCGCCCCGCAGTACCGGGTGTACCGCTACGAGCCCGGCGCCAAGCCCCAGGCCGTGGCTACCGTGGCGGCCAGCCCCGCCACCTACCGCGACGCCACCGTGCAGCCCCGCCGAACTTACTTCTACTACGTGGCTTCACTCGACGCCCAGCGCCGGGAAGCGGCCCGCAGTGAGCCAATCGGGGTGCGGGTGCCCTAGATAACGCGGCAGTTGTTCCGGCAACAGACCGGGTTGTCACGGTTAACGGCCGCGGCAAGCTTACTGGGCTTATGGTGGCCCTTCGGCCGCTCCAACCCGGCGCCGGAATACGCCTAGTCTGCTAGGTATGCATAATTACTAAATGCCAAAAAATGTATACCATTTTCGCTTTAGTTAGGTATACAATTTTGGTAATAGCAAGTACGTGTATACAGTTTGCTGGCTCGTTTGGTATACGATGCATTTTTAGAATGTAACCTGTATACAATATAACAGGGTGCGGGCGGGGCTTTCTGCTGCGGGCCGTTGGTGCCGAGAAGTTGTCCACTTGTGGTGCCTGAACCGGACTACGGGCTACGCTAAAGTCGGCAGCACACCCCCTTTTGACGGCAGAATACGACCTGCGCGCACCCGGCGCGACGCCCGCGCATGCTTTTGCGACCTGCCCGAAAGCCCCTGCCCGCGCCTTGCCCTTCCTTTGTCCCCGTTGCTGCTGCTTTACAATCAAGTGGTTACCAGCGGCGGCACGGCTCCAATTTCTCACCTCACTCTTCCTCTCTGATGACTATGCTTTCTTTCACCAACCGCTTCTTCCAATCGGTGCTGCTGCTGGGCGTGCTGGCCGCGGCGGCTTGTTCCTGCTCTAAAGACGATGCCGACGCGGCCGACCCCAACGGCGACGGCGACGGTACCCTGACCTGGACCCACAACGGCACCACCTACACCAGCAAGGCCTATTCCAGCGCCATCGTCGACAGTGATACTTCCCTGCTGATTACGGGCAGCTCGGCCGACATGAAAAACGCAGTGTCGTTGCGGCTCAAGAAAATATACAAGCTGGGCGCCACCACCTACGACCTCAAGAAAGGCTCGGTGCTCAATAATTACCCCGTGGGCGGCATCACGCTCAACAGCGCCACGCAGTTTATTACCCTCTACGGCCCCAGCGCCAGCAACGGCTCCATCGTGGTGACCCAGTACGACCGGGCCGCCCAGAAAGTGGCCGGCACCTTCAGCTTCACCGGCGGGCCCGTGCCCAACTCGGGCAGCACCGGCACCCAGAGCGTGACCAACGGCTCGTTCAGCTTCACCCGCTTCCGCTAGGCGTAGGCGGCTTATTGTACCCTGTTTATTCTTCACTCTCGATGCTTTTGCCCATGAAAACGCTCCGCCATATTCTGCTCCTGAGTTTGCTGCTCACGGCCTTTGCCTGCAAAAAAGATAAGGAGGCCGAGCCCACCAAAACCGACCTGCTGACGGCCAAAACCTGGAAAGACCAGTCCCAGACGCTGCGCCTCAATACCAGTGAAGGCACCCGGCCCACGGCCGCGGCCGACGTGAATACCTACCAGTTCACGCGCGACGGAAAAGTGACCATCACGGCGGCCAACAACACCAGCACCACCGGTACCTGGGCCTTTGTCAACAACGAGTCCCAACTGGCCCTTACCTCGGCCGGGACGACCAATACGTTTGCCCTCTTTGAGGTCAGCGCCACCAAGCTGTCCTTTGGGCTGAGCTACAACCAGGCCCAGATTCAGCAGGGCCTAGGCAGCAACGGGGGCGCGGAAGGGCAGTTTCTGAAGCTGCTGCTGCTCTCGGCCGGCAACTTCACCTTCCCTAGCGGCACGCCCACGATTCCCACCAATCAGCTCACGGCTGTGGACTGGAAAAACAACGCCCTGCCGCGCTAAGCGGCCGGCGCCCAGGCCCGGTATTGCCTACCTCTTTTCGCTGTTTTTGCCATGAGAAATCTGCTTTTTCTGTTGCCTAGCCTGAGTGTGCCACTGGCTGCGCTGGCCCAGCCGGCGGCGCCCGTGGCCCCAGTGCGGCCCATGACGGATACCTACTTCGGGCAAACGGTGACGGACCCATACCGCTGGCTGGAAGACGTAAAATCGGCCGAAACCCAGGCCTGGATGCACGGCCAGGCTGACTACGCCCGCCAGCAGCTCGACCAGCTACCCGACCGCGCCGCGCTGTACGCCCGCATCCAGGAGCTGGGCAATGCGGCGGCGGCCCGCACCGGCCGCTACCAGCGCCGCGGCCAGCAGCTGTTCTACCTCAAGCGTGGCGCCGCCGAAAACCTCTACAAGCTCTACACCCGCCCTGGGATGCAGGGAGCGGAGAAGCTGGTGTTTGACCCCGAAAAGCTGCCCGCTACGCCCGGTCAGCACTGGTCTATTGCCTACTTCACCGCCTCGCCCGATGGCCGCACGGTGGCTATTGGCGTG
Proteins encoded in this region:
- a CDS encoding fibronectin type III domain-containing protein; the protein is MNLFQKQIKNGPLAVLAALVMSAAQAQNPTAPAVGGGRGIFVYSPKPQAAGTWAGAAATSIQVERRVASGTAFAPVAQLSAPATAAEFEARVLSFNRRLTIPLTGLEGPLVQKLARIWERTHRLDSLRAYSQLMPVQQAVGLVLLDSTAQRGTSYVYRVTAQRNGAPVGAAAQSAAVSWPGKPTGGKLKKLPAVTEDNRIIPRWRQLDGPQRAVYVQLRRQDDARGEWKTAAAPLTLESFQKALALVAYDRNVQPVHAYRYTLRTLDQYENPGPAADTVLAAAYNFLDAAVLRDFRAQAQQAGPTTEPGIRLSWRLPDANKLRSVRIFRSTLLDKDFKLLAEVTPTEAGYFDATAAPMQKYYYYVQPTGLLQEPGVPSSKAFALFEDQRPPLPPHEVRAAPVPGGIRLRWLPGDKFTKGYYVYRAAGPAAKLTLVGALRPHQEKAAEQVFVDSSRTLQPAVRYRYAVQAENSSHRPSIYSDTVETTAGVKRPVATAAHALAPVAGAEAQWENGRPVVRWQAAPEAAFYEVSRRVEGQPQFQRLPLGPRMPGSRTERRPLAQAGFCDSTARPGQSYEYEIVSLDEQGRRSTPARLSLRAAETAAAPATLTAAAVGKTVELRWAAEAAAPQYRVYRYEPGAKPQAVATVAASPATYRDATVQPRRTYFYYVASLDAQRREAARSEPIGVRVP
- a CDS encoding DUF6252 family protein; amino-acid sequence: MLSFTNRFFQSVLLLGVLAAAACSCSKDDADAADPNGDGDGTLTWTHNGTTYTSKAYSSAIVDSDTSLLITGSSADMKNAVSLRLKKIYKLGATTYDLKKGSVLNNYPVGGITLNSATQFITLYGPSASNGSIVVTQYDRAAQKVAGTFSFTGGPVPNSGSTGTQSVTNGSFSFTRFR